A region from the Aegilops tauschii subsp. strangulata cultivar AL8/78 chromosome 5, Aet v6.0, whole genome shotgun sequence genome encodes:
- the LOC109781519 gene encoding large ribosomal subunit protein eL32z — protein sequence MAVPILKTAIVKKRVKHFKRAHSDRYIGLKQSWRRPKGIDSRVRRKFKGCTLMPNIGYGSNKKTRHYLPNKFKKFVVHNVSELELLMMHNRTYCAEIAHNVSTQKRKAIVERAAQLDVVVTNKLARLRSQEDE from the exons ATGGCGGTGCCTATCCTGAAGACGGCGATCGTGAAGAAGCGGGTGAAGCACTTCAAGAGGGCGCACAGCGACCGCTACATCGGCCTCAAG CAAAGCTGGCGCAGGCCAAAGGGTATCGACTCCCGTGTCAGGCGTAAGTTCAAGGGATGCACCTTGATGCCCAACATTGGATATGGTTCtaacaagaagaccaggcactaCCTTCCCAACAAGTTCAAGAAGTTTGTGGTGCACAACGTCTCTGAGCTGGAGCTGCTTATGATGCACAACAG GACGTACTGTGCTGAGATCGCGCACAACGTGTCCACCCAGAAGCGCAAGGCGATAGTGGAGCGCGCCGCCCAGCTCGACGTCGTGGTCACCAACAAGCTCGCCAGGCTCCGCAGCCAGGAGGATGAGTGA